The Arctopsyche grandis isolate Sample6627 chromosome 7, ASM5162203v2, whole genome shotgun sequence genome includes a window with the following:
- the Arpc4 gene encoding actin-related protein 2/3 complex, subunit 4 encodes MSATLKPYLMAVRQTLSAALCVSHFPSQAVERHNKPEVEVRGARELLLATATVSRSPAERVLVEPSVNSVRVSILVKQADDIERILCKKFMRFMMMRAENFVVLRRKPVDGYNISFLITNFHTEQMYKHKLVDFVIYFMEEIDKEISEMKLAVNARARICSEEFLKRF; translated from the coding sequence ATGTCGGCGACGTTGAAACCGTACTTGATGGCGGTGCGCCAGACGCTGTCGGCGGCGCTGTGCGTGTCGCACTTCCCGTCGCAGGCGGTGGAGCGCCACAACAAGCCGGAGGTGGAGGTGCGGGGGGCGCGCGAGCTGCTGCTGGCCACCGCCACGGTGTCGCGCTCCCCCGCCGAGCGCGTCCTCGTCGAGCCCTCCGTCAACTCCGTGCGCGTCTCCATCCTCGTCAAGCAGGCCGACGACATCGAGCGCATCCTCTGCAAGAAGTTCATGCGCTTCATGATGATGCGCGCCGAGAACTTCGTCGTGCTCCGCCGCAAGCCCGTCGACGGCTACAACATCTCCTTCCTCATCACCAACTTCCACACCGAGCAGATGTACAAGCACAAGCTCGTCGACTTCGTCATCTACTTCATGGAGGAGATCGACAAGGAGATCAGCGAGATGAAGCTGGCCGTCAACGCGCGCGCCCGCATCTGCTCCGAAGAGTTCCTCAAACGGTTCTAG
- the Ufd1 gene encoding ubiquitin fusion-degradation 1-like isoform X2 → MFGFSMFHDISRRFETTYCCYSVSMLPGNERQDVERGGKIIMPPSALEQLTRLNIEYPMLFKLTNKKTKRVTHCGVLEFIADEGKVYLPHWMMHNLVLEEGSPLQIESVSLPVATFSRFQPFSVDFLDITNPKAVLENGLRNFACLTTGDVIAIKYNSKLYEMCVLETKPGNAVTIIECDMNVEFAPPVGYKEHEHIPGGSGAGGSQSKQQEDDLAALMPEPRGFVAFKGEGNRLDGKKKKAGKDSAQDDDKTRQAYVRGIPDYDYNIGTLRFLRTLKPAVNVKEEKDDSDPFEAFKGQGFTLRKS, encoded by the exons Atg TTCGGGTTCAGCATGTTCCACGATATTTCGCGACGTTTCGAAACAACGTACTGCTGTTATTCGGTATCGATGCTTCCGGGAAACGAGAGACAAGACGTGGAACGCGGTGGAAAGA TTATTATGCCTCCGTCGGCGTTGGAGCAACTGACCAGACTCAACATCGAATACCCAATGCTATTCAAACTCACCAACAAAAAGACTAAGCGTGTCACCCATTGTGGTGTTTTAGAATTCATCGCCGATGAAGGCAAAGTTTACCTACCTCATTGG ATGATGCACAATCTCGTCTTGGAAGAAGGTTCTCCACTGCAAATCGAGAGTGTATCCTTACCTGTAGCGACATTTTCACGTTTTCAACCATTTTCAGTAGACTTTTTGGACATAACTAATCCTAAAGCAG TGTTGGAAAATGGTCTGAGGAATTTTGCATGTTTAACGACTGGAGATGTTATAGCTatcaaatataattcaaaattgtatGAAATGTGCGTCTTGGAAACGAAACCTGGAAATGCTGTTACTATAATTGAATGCGATATGAAT GTTGAATTTGCACCGCCAGTCGGTTACAAAGAACACGAACATATACCGGGTGGATCCGGTGCTGGAGGATCGCAGAGTAAGCAGCAAGAAGACGATTTGGCCGCTCTGATGCCGGAGCCGCGAGGATTTGTCGCATTCAAAGGAGAAGGAAATCGATTAGATGGAAAGAAAAAGAAAGCTGGAAAGGATTCGGCACAAGATGACGATAAAACGAGACAG GCTTACGTCCGTGGAATACCCGATTACGATTACAACATTGGTACGTTGCGTTTCTTGAGGACTTTGAAGCCGGCCGTCAACGTTAAAGAAGAAAAAGACGATTCAGATCCATTCGAAGCCTTCAAAGGCCAAGGTTTCACTCTGAGGAAATCgtga
- the Ufd1 gene encoding ubiquitin fusion-degradation 1-like isoform X1: MLQFGFSMFHDISRRFETTYCCYSVSMLPGNERQDVERGGKIIMPPSALEQLTRLNIEYPMLFKLTNKKTKRVTHCGVLEFIADEGKVYLPHWMMHNLVLEEGSPLQIESVSLPVATFSRFQPFSVDFLDITNPKAVLENGLRNFACLTTGDVIAIKYNSKLYEMCVLETKPGNAVTIIECDMNVEFAPPVGYKEHEHIPGGSGAGGSQSKQQEDDLAALMPEPRGFVAFKGEGNRLDGKKKKAGKDSAQDDDKTRQAYVRGIPDYDYNIGTLRFLRTLKPAVNVKEEKDDSDPFEAFKGQGFTLRKS, encoded by the exons Atg TTGCAGTTCGGGTTCAGCATGTTCCACGATATTTCGCGACGTTTCGAAACAACGTACTGCTGTTATTCGGTATCGATGCTTCCGGGAAACGAGAGACAAGACGTGGAACGCGGTGGAAAGA TTATTATGCCTCCGTCGGCGTTGGAGCAACTGACCAGACTCAACATCGAATACCCAATGCTATTCAAACTCACCAACAAAAAGACTAAGCGTGTCACCCATTGTGGTGTTTTAGAATTCATCGCCGATGAAGGCAAAGTTTACCTACCTCATTGG ATGATGCACAATCTCGTCTTGGAAGAAGGTTCTCCACTGCAAATCGAGAGTGTATCCTTACCTGTAGCGACATTTTCACGTTTTCAACCATTTTCAGTAGACTTTTTGGACATAACTAATCCTAAAGCAG TGTTGGAAAATGGTCTGAGGAATTTTGCATGTTTAACGACTGGAGATGTTATAGCTatcaaatataattcaaaattgtatGAAATGTGCGTCTTGGAAACGAAACCTGGAAATGCTGTTACTATAATTGAATGCGATATGAAT GTTGAATTTGCACCGCCAGTCGGTTACAAAGAACACGAACATATACCGGGTGGATCCGGTGCTGGAGGATCGCAGAGTAAGCAGCAAGAAGACGATTTGGCCGCTCTGATGCCGGAGCCGCGAGGATTTGTCGCATTCAAAGGAGAAGGAAATCGATTAGATGGAAAGAAAAAGAAAGCTGGAAAGGATTCGGCACAAGATGACGATAAAACGAGACAG GCTTACGTCCGTGGAATACCCGATTACGATTACAACATTGGTACGTTGCGTTTCTTGAGGACTTTGAAGCCGGCCGTCAACGTTAAAGAAGAAAAAGACGATTCAGATCCATTCGAAGCCTTCAAAGGCCAAGGTTTCACTCTGAGGAAATCgtga